TGAGTGGAATAGTCGTCAGAGGCATTGGTTGCGTTGTAGCAGGTAATTGTTTTTCCTTGGCTCCACGTTTTCGCCTGAACGATCGGATGGGTGTGTTCAAACGATGAAGGCACGAGGATGGGGGCTCCGTGTTTACGCGCCATCTCAGTCATTTTTTTACCCCGGGCAACCGTGTTGGCGAACGGTCTGTTGATAAGGTTGGGCAAACCTGCTTCGAGATAGGGTTCGTGGATGATGTGGTTCCACGGGTTGTTGTAGTATCCCCCCGAAATGATCGCGTCGACTTTACCGAGCATGTCGTCGAAGTTTTTTACAGCAGTTGCGCTGTAACCTTTTGCGAATCCCGCCGAAATGTTTGGGTCGATATCCCAGCAGTGAGTGATCCGCATACCGGTGAACGGCTTAAGGAGCGGAGCCCAGATTCCCATGTGGGAATAGACCTGCAGATTCATCACCCCAACACGGAGTTCGTCGCTCCGGTGTTTAAGGACCGAGGCTGACGGCATTCCGACAGCACTGCTGAGTCCGAGTGCTCCCAGTGTTGTGGAGCCGGCAAGAAAACTGCGACGGCTGGAATCTGATGAAGAGCTCACAGAATAATACTTTCTTGTGCCGTTAATTGCGGGAGCCGGCAGCTTTCAAATCCGGTAGGCAAAAAGTTTCGCCTGAAACATTCTCACCCGAATGGCGACGGTCTCACCGAGTTGAGAAATGTCGCTGTTACCCTTCCAGGTCACCACGCGATCCGACTCGTTACCAGCCAGCCGGTCACAGTCCGCAAACGTAAACCCTTCGACTCCTTCCGGATCGGGGATCCTGCCGACATTTCGCACAAGTTCCACAGTGAGCCAGCCGCCGGGCTCACAGCGGTAGTTCAGTCGCAGCTCATTTCCGTGACGATAGATCGTTGGAATTGTGAATCGTCCTTCACCTGTAGCTTCGATTCCGCAAAAACGGTGAGGCTGCCAGA
This portion of the Fuerstiella sp. genome encodes:
- a CDS encoding Gfo/Idh/MocA family oxidoreductase — encoded protein: MSSSSDSSRRSFLAGSTTLGALGLSSAVGMPSASVLKHRSDELRVGVMNLQVYSHMGIWAPLLKPFTGMRITHCWDIDPNISAGFAKGYSATAVKNFDDMLGKVDAIISGGYYNNPWNHIIHEPYLEAGLPNLINRPFANTVARGKKMTEMARKHGAPILVPSSFEHTHPIVQAKTWSQGKTITCYNATNASDDYSTHGIHGVYVICRTIAEAGNPVISVAQQAKNWHSSPAVVTYEHQAPDGRTFMGTLHLGSFGLGGIRIHTQEEIGGKGFQIDLGTGYPYDKTHLWAPTLWEFESLARGNAPSQSLEQIEHKHKTYMAGFWSILENEGKLTRLDQVPIDWEAPVDVPNLKHRDTTLFRKKFG